Part of the Thermococcus sp. Bubb.Bath genome, TGTAACGCATCGAGTGCCTCCCAAGTGGAACGATGACCTTCGGCCTTATGATGTCTATCTGCCTGTCGAGGTATGGTGAGCAGGCCTTTATTTCATCCTCCGTAGGGTCGCGGTTGTCAGGCGGACGGCATTTGACTATGTTCGTGATGTAAACCTCATCCCTGTCCAGGCCTATTTCAGCCAGGAGTTCGTCGAGAACCTTTCCTGCCCTCCCAACAAAAGGAAGCCCCTT contains:
- a CDS encoding uracil-DNA glycosylase, encoding KGLPFVGRAGKVLDELLAEIGLDRDEVYITNIVKCRPPDNRDPTEDEIKACSPYLDRQIDIIRPKVIVPLGRHSMRYILEKFGFEVEPISKIHGKAFEAHTLFGKIVIMPMYHPAVALYRPALKEELRKDFQKLRELTGESL